The following coding sequences are from one uncultured Desulfobacter sp. window:
- a CDS encoding di-heme oxidoredictase family protein → MKMNINNEGFSKKVHKKKIKTMLWGLGLLGSAGIFICVLTSGAWAHIAVGGDPPDVSEEYYTGGRMGTVFVTTTRCLEMPSPAINADPELSEKFGAGESIFEADFVTDPDAPFGGLGPVYNNSSCQNCHPNYARARRVSKFKTEQWGNGYLVLIHKDGKLINGFKFMAQTMATPPYQPPAQDIKISWKNYTDQYGNKYPDGTPYNEGKPYEGTLIYPVTEVVGSLFPLPEGTRADLEGTIGIFGAGLLDVIPDEDIIEEYNRQQALPGPIKGQHGRWIVEPHDGEKHLGKFTTHCTRATLQNGPGFNGAWSVANLTRTDKPALFATQEWIDKQGELGFDTALLSAHQPVEVSDEDRDSLMIWMRGLGVPAARNLNDPMVQRGKQKFYEIGCNECHKPSWTTGTKSPYIPAYANQKIWPYTDLLMHDMGEMNHGFRKTFRTMPLWARQMIHTVADHTDMWHDQRARDFEGAILWHFGEGEESREAFRKLSKKDREAVIKFLRAI, encoded by the coding sequence ATGAAAATGAATATAAACAACGAGGGTTTTTCTAAAAAAGTGCATAAAAAAAAGATTAAAACTATGCTTTGGGGGCTTGGCCTTCTCGGCTCGGCGGGTATTTTTATATGCGTATTGACCTCCGGGGCGTGGGCCCATATTGCTGTGGGCGGAGATCCCCCCGATGTTTCCGAAGAATATTATACCGGCGGCAGGATGGGGACGGTATTTGTCACCACCACCCGATGTCTTGAAATGCCGTCTCCGGCCATTAACGCAGATCCGGAACTGTCTGAAAAGTTTGGTGCCGGCGAGTCGATCTTTGAAGCCGATTTTGTCACTGATCCGGACGCGCCCTTCGGCGGCCTTGGACCGGTGTACAATAACTCCTCCTGCCAGAACTGCCATCCCAATTATGCACGGGCCCGCCGGGTCAGCAAGTTCAAGACCGAGCAGTGGGGCAACGGTTACCTGGTGCTGATCCACAAGGACGGCAAACTGATCAATGGGTTCAAATTCATGGCCCAGACCATGGCCACCCCGCCGTACCAGCCCCCGGCCCAGGATATAAAAATCAGCTGGAAAAATTACACGGACCAATACGGCAATAAATACCCCGATGGCACCCCGTATAATGAAGGCAAGCCTTACGAGGGCACACTGATCTATCCGGTCACCGAGGTGGTGGGGTCGCTTTTCCCCCTGCCCGAAGGAACAAGGGCCGATCTTGAGGGCACCATCGGTATTTTCGGCGCAGGGCTGCTTGATGTGATTCCGGATGAGGATATCATTGAAGAATATAACCGCCAGCAGGCACTGCCGGGCCCCATTAAAGGCCAGCACGGCCGCTGGATTGTCGAACCCCATGACGGGGAAAAACATCTGGGTAAATTCACCACACACTGCACCCGCGCTACCCTGCAGAACGGACCCGGATTCAATGGGGCCTGGAGTGTGGCCAACCTGACCCGTACGGATAAACCCGCCCTGTTCGCCACCCAGGAGTGGATCGATAAACAAGGGGAACTCGGCTTTGATACCGCACTGCTCTCCGCCCACCAGCCCGTGGAGGTGTCTGACGAGGACCGGGACAGTCTCATGATATGGATGCGTGGGTTAGGCGTCCCCGCAGCCAGAAATCTCAATGACCCCATGGTACAGCGCGGCAAACAAAAATTTTATGAAATCGGCTGCAACGAATGCCATAAGCCCAGCTGGACCACCGGCACAAAATCCCCGTATATCCCGGCCTATGCCAACCAGAAAATATGGCCCTATACCGATCTGCTGATGCACGATATGGGTGAGATGAACCATGGATTTCGCAAAACATTCAGGACCATGCCCCTGTGGGCCCGCCAGATGATCCACACCGTGGCCGACCATACCGACATGTGGCATGACCAGCGGGCACGTGACTTCGAGGGTGCCATTCTCTGGCACTTCGGGGAAGGTGAAGAGTCCCGCGAAGCGTTCCGCAAGCTGTCTAAAAAGGACCGTGAGGCTGTGATCAAATTCCTGAGGGCCATTTGA
- a CDS encoding imelysin family protein — protein sequence MKKIIIAGGMCLVLLTVSGLAFFKGNYKTQLDNYLFKKKAQDALASYVDQVVIETIQKMCGHIYNFETSARELDKSRSQAAFDNVVADWKAIRDDYMQSQIFMYGPAALFAFHKQLAIWPVDKILLEHAIEEINQGKKQATAQALRDQPASTRGLYAAQYLLFNRGIPRSPDDLSDTQLAYLSAIAAEMKLSGLDFLASWVGTDNMPADQRKMLSDAQRPFRSSFAWEVNHPGLEKSRYFSISIPIQEQFQEDSSVIEDMLAIFEEDLIDRKQGDLNYWESIDPCQDLQGMLKGIDNAYACSITGESAKPCFYDLVAGKDKVLADHIRTNIIYLSQRIDAIKKAAPKNRKQTIKLAIKQLDRLATTLTAATALVAIDPALEPFACYGSDLKYVDK from the coding sequence ATGAAGAAAATCATTATTGCAGGCGGCATGTGTCTAGTGTTGCTGACCGTTTCAGGCCTTGCATTTTTCAAGGGCAATTACAAGACACAACTGGATAACTATCTATTCAAAAAAAAGGCACAAGACGCATTGGCAAGTTATGTAGACCAGGTGGTTATCGAAACGATTCAAAAGATGTGCGGCCATATATATAATTTTGAAACATCCGCCAGAGAACTTGATAAAAGCAGGAGCCAGGCGGCGTTCGATAACGTCGTGGCGGACTGGAAAGCCATCCGGGACGATTATATGCAGTCCCAGATATTTATGTATGGCCCTGCGGCGTTGTTTGCCTTTCACAAACAACTGGCCATATGGCCTGTGGATAAAATTTTGTTAGAACATGCCATAGAAGAGATAAACCAGGGCAAAAAACAGGCAACAGCCCAGGCGCTGCGCGATCAGCCGGCCTCAACCCGGGGGCTTTATGCGGCCCAGTACCTGCTCTTTAACCGGGGAATCCCGCGCAGCCCTGATGATTTAAGCGATACCCAACTGGCCTATTTATCAGCCATCGCCGCAGAGATGAAATTAAGCGGACTGGATTTTCTGGCCAGCTGGGTGGGCACGGATAATATGCCCGCCGACCAGCGCAAAATGCTCTCCGACGCCCAGAGACCCTTTCGCAGCTCCTTTGCCTGGGAGGTCAACCACCCGGGCCTTGAAAAGAGCCGTTACTTTAGCATCTCCATTCCCATTCAGGAGCAGTTTCAGGAAGACTCCAGCGTTATTGAGGATATGCTGGCCATTTTTGAAGAAGATCTGATTGATCGAAAACAAGGGGATTTAAATTATTGGGAAAGCATTGATCCCTGCCAGGATCTTCAAGGCATGCTCAAAGGCATTGACAATGCCTATGCTTGCAGCATCACCGGTGAATCTGCCAAGCCTTGCTTTTATGATCTTGTGGCGGGAAAGGACAAGGTGCTGGCCGACCATATCCGCACCAACATCATTTACCTTTCCCAGCGCATAGATGCCATAAAAAAGGCAGCACCGAAAAATAGAAAACAAACCATAAAACTTGCTATAAAACAGTTAGACAGGCTTGCAACAACACTGACTGCTGCTACGGCACTGGTTGCCATCGATCCGGCCCTTGAGCCCTTTGCATGTTACGGCAGTGATCTTAAATACGTGGACAAATAA
- a CDS encoding imelysin family protein — MKPKLRIAMAAVGLMAFSTFLTIAPAALAETSDSQVLENMTIQGIDSHWNDAITTAQALEAAVKHLCSEHSDQSLTAARASWKNAWVAWNKTLPYLIGPAGHMADRIGKPCNATVLEAVVASNEFAGMRQGNDVRGYTAVEYLLFASQDSQEAVANERCLHLTDITAEITARLTRAKTQWDQDYREAFLNAGNGQPYLNPNEALSQVVAQTMNIIEDTVRERIGFPTNFNNGPARPDLLDAPYSKTSLEGLQAIAQGVASVMIGDGTHGLLNLLATRDGIAHEKDPGLAKDIRKQIQRLDKNLEKLKNKKEPLYTVIKKKPSALKGVYKDMSKLEDMIAEAAMTLELDVKKGLEAQMLRQ; from the coding sequence ATGAAACCTAAACTTCGTATTGCCATGGCCGCTGTCGGTCTGATGGCATTTAGCACCTTTCTCACCATTGCACCGGCGGCATTGGCCGAAACCAGTGACAGCCAGGTTCTTGAAAACATGACCATCCAGGGCATTGACAGTCACTGGAATGATGCAATTACAACAGCCCAGGCCCTTGAAGCGGCTGTAAAACACTTGTGCAGTGAGCACTCAGATCAAAGCCTGACTGCGGCCAGAGCGTCATGGAAAAATGCCTGGGTGGCATGGAATAAAACGCTGCCATACCTGATCGGACCAGCCGGCCATATGGCTGATCGTATCGGTAAACCATGCAATGCCACCGTACTTGAGGCCGTGGTGGCTTCTAACGAATTTGCCGGAATGCGCCAAGGCAACGATGTCCGTGGATACACGGCTGTGGAGTATCTTCTTTTTGCCAGCCAGGACAGCCAGGAAGCGGTCGCCAATGAGCGCTGCCTGCATCTGACCGATATCACGGCTGAAATCACAGCCCGCCTGACCCGGGCCAAAACCCAATGGGACCAGGATTATCGGGAGGCATTTCTCAATGCAGGCAATGGCCAACCCTACCTGAATCCCAACGAGGCATTAAGCCAGGTTGTGGCCCAGACAATGAACATCATAGAGGATACCGTTCGAGAGCGCATTGGTTTCCCAACCAATTTCAACAATGGCCCGGCCCGGCCCGACCTGCTTGACGCCCCATACAGCAAAACCTCACTTGAAGGGTTACAGGCCATAGCCCAAGGCGTCGCTTCGGTGATGATTGGCGATGGCACCCATGGCCTTTTAAACCTTCTGGCCACCCGGGACGGCATTGCCCATGAAAAAGATCCGGGCCTTGCCAAGGATATCCGAAAACAGATCCAGCGGCTGGATAAAAACCTTGAAAAGCTCAAAAACAAAAAAGAGCCCCTTTATACCGTTATTAAGAAAAAGCCATCTGCCCTGAAGGGAGTTTATAAGGATATGTCCAAGCTGGAAGATATGATTGCCGAAGCGGCCATGACACTTGAGCTTGATGTGAAAAAAGGCCTTGAGGCCCAAATGCTCAGGCAATAG
- a CDS encoding PqiC family protein: protein MKRFGWHILLISGLMMVLGCGLSPQSSFYLLEGAAPLTPLDQAGPDLSVGIGFVNLPTYLDRSEIVTRKPGNAMTVNEFQRWGAPLAHQIREKLMMDLSALLGTARVVLSPWERALSPEYQVDVTLLRFELKGSQAVMDALWYVREVETEKLLISQRFSSALPVRGKDVTAYIRGQVRALENLVRDIAVGITQITVKP from the coding sequence ATGAAACGCTTTGGATGGCATATCCTGTTAATTTCAGGGCTGATGATGGTTTTGGGGTGTGGCTTATCGCCCCAGTCCTCGTTTTATCTGTTAGAGGGAGCCGCCCCTTTGACCCCACTGGATCAGGCCGGACCGGACCTATCCGTGGGGATCGGCTTTGTGAACCTGCCCACATACCTGGATCGGTCCGAGATCGTGACCCGTAAGCCGGGCAATGCCATGACCGTGAATGAATTTCAGCGATGGGGCGCTCCCCTGGCGCACCAGATCAGAGAGAAACTTATGATGGACCTGTCTGCCCTGCTCGGCACTGCCCGGGTGGTGCTTTCTCCCTGGGAACGGGCCCTGAGTCCTGAATATCAGGTGGACGTAACCCTTCTCCGGTTTGAGCTAAAGGGCAGTCAGGCGGTTATGGATGCGCTCTGGTATGTGCGGGAGGTCGAAACGGAAAAATTGCTGATCTCCCAGAGATTCTCCTCGGCCCTGCCCGTACGCGGTAAGGATGTCACCGCCTATATCAGGGGTCAGGTTCGGGCATTGGAAAATCTGGTCAGGGATATCGCAGTGGGCATAACCCAGATTACCGTCAAGCCGTAA
- a CDS encoding MlaD family protein → MNAQTPIPQADISRKKGISLVWIVPIVALVVGAGLMYKTITEKGPAIEILFESAEGLEAGKTKIKYKDVDIGKVKDVILTPDLKGVKVTAALAREAKGYLTEQTRFWVVRPRLTGSTVSGMDTLLSGAYIAIEPGREGAARSKFKGLEIPPLVTRDSKGRLFTLKAGELQSLDYGSPVYFRGVKVGQVTGYGLEKGGQGVDIRIFIDAPHDKMVKNVSKFWAVSGINMNVGTDGLQVNTQSLVSILMGGIVLFTPQGAPDQNPVEEDQFFTLYDSQETEMAKSFTRKKSYLLKFSQSVRGLDIGAPVEFRGFELGRVVQIGLEYDSMADKILVPVRIEIEEERLNCVSYNSSSGKEKITMDQLMSKGMRGQLSTGNLLTGKLFVALDFFKSQAPAKVIDHGDIIEIPTIPTPLEALTNKLVTILGKIQKLPFEDIGTGLKDAVQSFKTAGNAVKALAESGEVAEAVKGFGQIIEKVQILADKLSSTLPPTVDQARQTLKDAGGVLSRDAAVVVELRRTLDELSQAAKAVQALADELEQHPESLLRGKEKK, encoded by the coding sequence ATGAATGCGCAGACCCCAATTCCCCAGGCCGATATCAGCCGGAAAAAGGGGATTTCCCTGGTGTGGATCGTACCCATTGTGGCCCTGGTGGTCGGGGCGGGACTGATGTACAAGACCATTACGGAGAAAGGACCGGCGATTGAGATCCTTTTTGAATCGGCAGAAGGACTTGAAGCCGGTAAAACCAAAATAAAGTACAAGGATGTGGATATCGGCAAGGTAAAAGATGTCATCCTCACCCCTGATCTTAAGGGGGTGAAGGTTACTGCGGCACTGGCCAGGGAGGCTAAGGGGTATCTCACGGAACAGACCCGGTTCTGGGTGGTGCGCCCCCGATTGACCGGCAGTACGGTGAGCGGGATGGACACCCTTTTATCCGGAGCCTATATTGCTATTGAACCGGGCCGGGAGGGCGCCGCACGGTCGAAATTCAAGGGGCTTGAGATCCCCCCCCTCGTGACCAGGGACAGTAAGGGGAGGCTCTTTACCCTGAAGGCCGGGGAACTTCAATCCCTGGATTACGGATCTCCGGTCTATTTTCGGGGGGTAAAGGTTGGACAGGTTACGGGGTATGGCCTTGAAAAAGGCGGACAGGGTGTGGATATCCGGATTTTTATTGACGCTCCCCATGATAAGATGGTGAAAAATGTATCCAAATTCTGGGCGGTCTCGGGCATCAATATGAATGTTGGTACCGACGGTCTTCAGGTCAATACGCAGTCCCTTGTCAGCATCCTTATGGGAGGCATTGTGTTGTTCACCCCCCAGGGAGCTCCGGATCAAAATCCGGTTGAAGAAGATCAATTTTTTACATTGTATGATTCCCAGGAAACTGAAATGGCAAAATCTTTTACTCGGAAAAAGTCTTATCTTCTCAAATTTTCCCAGTCTGTCCGGGGGCTTGATATTGGCGCGCCGGTTGAATTTAGGGGGTTTGAACTGGGCAGGGTGGTGCAGATCGGTTTGGAATATGACAGCATGGCAGATAAGATTCTTGTCCCGGTACGCATTGAAATTGAAGAGGAGCGTCTTAATTGTGTATCCTATAATTCCAGCAGCGGGAAAGAGAAGATCACCATGGATCAGCTAATGTCCAAGGGCATGCGGGGGCAGTTGAGCACCGGCAACCTGCTTACGGGCAAGCTGTTTGTGGCCTTGGATTTTTTTAAGTCCCAGGCTCCGGCCAAGGTCATTGACCATGGGGATATCATAGAGATCCCCACCATTCCAACACCCTTGGAGGCCCTAACCAACAAATTGGTTACAATTCTAGGAAAAATTCAGAAACTTCCCTTTGAAGATATTGGTACAGGACTTAAAGATGCGGTTCAAAGCTTTAAAACCGCCGGAAATGCAGTAAAAGCCCTGGCTGAATCTGGAGAGGTGGCAGAGGCGGTTAAAGGATTTGGTCAGATTATTGAAAAGGTTCAGATTCTGGCAGACAAACTTTCCTCCACACTTCCCCCCACCGTGGACCAAGCCAGGCAGACCCTGAAAGATGCAGGTGGGGTCTTGTCCCGGGATGCTGCTGTAGTGGTGGAACTACGCCGGACCCTTGACGAACTGAGCCAGGCGGCTAAAGCGGTCCAAGCGCTTGCAGATGAACTTGAGCAGCACCCCGAATCCCTGTTGCGGGGAAAGGAAAAAAAATAA
- a CDS encoding SEC-C metal-binding domain-containing protein, with translation MCPCGSFRKFKNCCLKSKKYDGSLRDYYF, from the coding sequence TTGTGCCCCTGCGGCTCATTCAGAAAATTTAAAAACTGTTGTTTGAAATCTAAAAAATACGATGGATCGCTCCGTGACTATTACTTTTAG